One stretch of bacterium DNA includes these proteins:
- a CDS encoding PTS sugar transporter subunit IIA: MQLQIRDICKLLNVSERTVYRWIKSGAIPHYKLNEQYRFNRVEILEWATAQKMTVSPEIFAEPESGDLPALSAAIEAGGIHYRVSGRDKESVLRSIVQQMRLPEGVDVDFLLQVLLARESLGSTAIGDGIAIPHPRSPIVLHVSRPIISLSFLETPIDFEAPDGKPVGIIFTIVSPTIRAHLHLLSRLSYALKDESWRRILAAPGVREEILDVLKRIEPGFGRAAG, from the coding sequence ATGCAGCTGCAAATCCGGGATATTTGCAAACTCCTCAACGTCTCAGAGCGCACGGTCTACCGTTGGATCAAGAGCGGGGCGATCCCCCATTACAAGCTCAACGAGCAATACCGCTTCAATCGCGTCGAGATTCTCGAGTGGGCGACGGCGCAAAAGATGACGGTATCGCCGGAGATCTTTGCGGAGCCCGAAAGCGGGGACCTGCCTGCGCTTTCCGCCGCCATCGAGGCGGGGGGGATTCATTACCGCGTCAGCGGCAGGGACAAGGAGAGCGTGCTGCGCTCGATCGTCCAACAGATGCGCCTGCCTGAGGGGGTGGATGTCGATTTTCTCCTCCAGGTGCTGCTGGCGCGCGAGTCGCTGGGTTCGACGGCGATCGGTGACGGCATCGCCATCCCCCATCCACGCAGTCCCATCGTCCTGCACGTCTCCCGGCCGATCATCTCGCTCTCTTTCCTCGAAACCCCGATCGATTTTGAGGCCCCCGACGGCAAGCCGGTCGGCATCATCTTCACCATTGTCAGTCCGACCATCCGCGCCCACCTGCATCTGCTTTCGCGCCTCTCCTACGCCCTCAAGGATGAATCGTGGCGGCGGATCCTGGCCGCGCCCGGCGTGCGCGAGGAGATTCTCGACGTTCTCAAGCGGATCGAACCGGGCTTTGGCAGGGCCGCCGGATGA